The genomic stretch CCAGGTTCGTGGAGGCGGCCGAGGCCGCGTTGATGCGCGAGCGCGGGATCACCGGTTACTTCGGCAACGCGCCTCGGGTGCGCTACGAGGTCGACTTCGAACAGCGCCTGTTCTTCGGCCAGCAGGTCACCGTCATGCTGAACGTCGAAGCCGTCGGCACGTCCTCCATGACCTTCCGCTTCGAGGTCTGGGGTGAGGAGTTCGACGGACGCCCCCGACGGCGGGCCGCGGCAGGGCGCTACGTGGTCGTGCACGCTCCCCGAGGCGAGGACCGGAGCCGCCCTTGGCCGGCCTCCTGGCTCGCATCTTTGTGCTGAACCAAAACCGCACTTCATTGACAATTCATGACGACAGTGAAAAATACGAGATAAGTACCAGCCGACCACAGCGACCGAAGGGGAGCCGGCCACATGGAGCCCGACCTCAGCAAGTACCGCCTCGACGGCGACAACTCGATGTACCGGCTGCCCAGCGGTCTCGTCGCCCCGGTGGTGACTCGCGGCGGTCGCGAGGACGTCAACACCGCCGATTCAGGCGGCGCCGTCCGTGTCTCCGGCGTCAGCATCCAGCACACTCCCGCCACGCGGCTCTGGTTCGGCAAGGTCAGCAACGAGCCCGGCTACCGCTCGGTGTCCCACCATCACGGCGAGGCCGAGACCGGCGGCTACGTCCTGTCGGGCCGGGCGCGCATCTACTTCGGCGAGAAGTTCGAGGACTACGTCGACATGGAAGAGGGCGACTGGGTCTTCGTGCCGCCGTACATGCCGCACGTCGAGTGCAACCTCTCGCGCACCAAGCCGCTGGTGTGGATGACCACCAGGACGCCGGAGAACATCGTGGTCAACCTGCCCGATGTCGCGGACGCCGACCTGCGCGACTGGTTGGACCGGTGATCCCCCGCACCGCCTGACCCGCTCGGCGGTCCCTCTGGAAGGACTCCCCCGTTGCATCCTTCGGCCTCAGCACACCTCGACACCTTCGCTCGCGACCACCTGCCCCCCGCCCACCTGTGGCCGACGATCGAGTTCACCACGCCGGAGCTGCGGTATCCGGCCCGCCTCAACGCCGCCGCCGAGCTCATCGACGTCCCCGCCTCGACGTACGGGGCCGAGCGGCCGGCGCTGCGGACACCGGATGGGGAGACCTGGTCCTACGGCGAGCTGCGCACCCGGGCCAATCAAATCGCCCACGTGCTCGCCGAGGACCTCGGCCTGGTTCCGGGCCAGCGCGTCATGCTGCGCTCGCCCAACACCCCGTGGACCGTCGCCGCCTGGCTCGGCGTGCTCAAAGCCGGCGGCGTCGTCGTGACCACGATGGCCGCGCTGCGTGCTCGCGAGATCGCCCCCATCGCGGAACGGACCCGGCCCTCGATCGCGCTGGTGGACCACCGGTACGCCGAAGACGTCCACACCGTTCGCGACACCGTCCTGCCGTCGCTGACGGTCATCGAGTACGGCGGCACGGGCCGGGAGGATCTCATCACCCGCGCCGCCGCCAAGCCGGGCGAGTTCACCGCTGTGGACACCGCCGCCGATGACGTGGCGCTCCTCGGACCGACGTCCGGCACCACCGGCACCCCGAAGATCACCATGCACTTCCACCGCGACCTCCTGTCCATCGACAACACCTTCGGCCGCCATGTGCTGAAGCTGGTCCCGGACGACGTCGTCGCCTGCTCCGCCCCCTTGGCCTTCACCTTCGGCCTCGGCATGCTCGTCGTCTTCCCGCTGCGGGCGGGCGCCTGCGCCCTGCTGACCGAGGCCGCCACCCCGCCGCAGCTGGCGGAGATCGTCCAGCGGGAGGGCGTCACCGTTCTCGCGACGGCGCCCACGGCCTACAAGGCGATCCTTCGAGAAGGGCGGGAACGGCTGCTCGCCGGGCTGCGGACCGCGGTCTCGGCAGGCGAGCACATCCCCCGGGACACGTGGGAGCAACTACGAGACCGGCTCGGACTCAGGGTCGTCGACGGCATCGGCGCCACCGAGATGTTGCACATCTTCATCTCGGCCGCAGGCGACGACGTCCGCCCCGGCGCCACGGGGAAGCCCGTGCCGGGTTACCGCGCCGCCGTCCTCGGCCCCGACGGCTCGGAGCTCGGTCCCGGCGAGCCGGGACTGCTGGGCGTGATCGGCCCCGTCGGCTGCCGCTACCTCGACGACGTACGTCAGAAGAACTATGTGCTCAACGGCTGGAACGTCACCGGCGACATCTTCACCAAGGACGAGGCCGGTTACTTCTACTATCAGGCGCGTAGCGACAACATGATCGTCTCTTCGGGCTACAACATCGGCGGGCCGGAGGTCGAAGCGGCGATCGACACCCACCCCGATGTGATCGAGTCGGCCGTCGTCGGCCGGCCCGACGCGGAGCGCGGCTCGGTGGTGTGCGCCTTCGTCGTGCTGCGCGAGGGCGCGACCGGCGACGCCGCCAAGGCCAAGGAGATCCAGGACCACGTCAAGCAGGTGCTGGCCCCGTTCAAGTACCCGCGCGACGTGCGGTTCTGCGACTCCCTGCCGCGCAACGCGAACGGCAAGCTGCAGCACTACAGGCTGCGGGAGATCGTCCAGAACGAGCAGGCGGCCCCGGTGTGACAGGCGCCCGTCGACCTCGGCGTGCCGGTCAGCCCAGCGTGCCGCCCAGGCGCCCAGGCGCCCAAACGATTCTCGGTAGCGGGCGAGCCGGAGGCCCGCCTCACCACCGGCCCGGTCCTACGACTGGGTGCGGGACCACTGCTGGTGGGTGCCGCTGCCGCAGGCCCACTGCTGGATGTCGGCGCCGTCGGCCGTGGAGGCGTTGGCCACGTCCAGGCACTTGCCGCTGTGACGGGCCCTGAGCTGGAAGTAGCTGCCCGTGGCCGCCCACTGCCACTGCTGGTTGGCGCCACCACCGCAGGTGTACTGGATGACGTTCGCCCCGTCCGCCGTGGAGCCGCCGGCCACGTCGAGGCACTTACCGCTGTTCTGGCTGATGAGCCGGTAGTAGCCGCCGCCGACGTCCTGGAACTGCCACTTCTGGTTGGCGCCGCCGTTCCACGGATATTGCTTCACCTCGGCGTTGTTCGCCGTCGAAGCACTGACGACGTCCATCACCTTGCCGCTGTGCCGGGCGGTGATCCGGTAGTTGGGGGCGGAGCCGCTGCCGGTGATGACGCCGGTGGAGGTGTCGATGGTGATCTGGGGATACCAGGTGAGGCTCATGCTGGTGGCGGAGGGGAACGTGATGGGTAGCCAGACGTACTGGGAATCGTTCACCGGTCCGCCCCAGGCGCCGGCCCAGCGGTCCCCCATGTAGAGGTAACCCGTGGTCGAGGAGCCCTGGATCGGCAGCACGTACGCGGGCTGGGAGCTGAACGTCGTACCGTCGCCGACGTTGGTCCACCCGGTCCACGGGCCGGAGATGCTCGACGCGGTCGCGTACCGTGCCTGGTTCGGGTTCCACCCCGTCGCCCCTGACGTCAGCAGGAAGTAGACGTTGCCCCGTTTGAACATCGCCGGGGCTTCGCGGTGGGCGTCGTTCCAGAAGTTGCCCACGAGCGTGCTGACGTTCAGGTAGTCCGGCGTGAGCCGGTAGATGTGCAGGTCGTAGTTCTCGTCCGCCGCCGAGATCATGTAGGCCGTGCCGTTGTCGTTGTAGAGCGTGATGTCCCTCGACATGTGGCCCAGCGGACGGAAGCTGCCGTGGTAGGTGTAGTTGCCGTCCACGGTCGAGGACGAGGCGACGGCGGCGCGCGCCTCGCTGTAATTGGATCCGTTCTCCTTGTGCATCCACATGACGAATCTGCCGGTGGAGCTGTTGTAGATGACCTTCGGCCGTTCGATGTTGGCGACGTTGAGCTCTGCGTGCGACGACTGGGTGAGGACGTTGTTGCGGAATTCCCAGTTCAGCAGGTCCGTGGACCGGTAGACCGACACCGCGCGGAAGGTGTTGTCGGGGTTGCGGTGCTCACCGAACCAGTAGTAGTAATCGCCTGCCTTCAGTACGCCGCCGCCATGGGCGTGCAGCACATTCCCGCTCGTATCCCGGAACTGGGTGCCGTTGGTGATGGTCACCGGAGCGGCGTGTGCCGGTGACCCGGCATGGACGGCGACGGTTGCCGCGAGCAGCACTGCGGCCGCGATCGCCCGGAACAGGCTCATGGCCTTCACCCGTAACCCTGTGGTCATGCTGATCCTCCCTTGGAAGAGCTCGCCCTAGTACGTGACCTGGAAGGTGGCGTCCTGCCGGGCTGTCAGGTCGGAGCCGGCGCTGAGCGGGTCGATGCGGAGCAGGTAGCCGGAGTGCCGGATGTAGCGGTCCGGGTGGTTGTACGAGCGGAACGACGCCCACGCGCCGTCCGCCAGGCCCGCGGTGCGGTAGAAGGTCGCATCAGCCCGGAACGTCGAGGTGTTGTCGTTCGGATCGAGCCTGAGCGCGTAGCTCGAATGCCGCAGATACCGGCCGGGGAAGTTCACCGACTCGAACGACACCCCCGCCGGGTCGGCCAGGCCGGGCACCAGGCGCCATTGCTGGTCGGCCGTCGGATCCATCGGGAAGGGGTCGATCCGCGCCACGTAGTCAGCGTGCCGCACGTACCGGCCAGGGAAGTTGCTCGACTTGAGCCGATTCCACTGCGGTGTTCCCCAGCGGTTGATCAGTGCGGTCTGCTCGGCCGCGGTGATCGGGGTGATGGTGGCGTGCTTGGCGTTGATCGGCGGGGTGTAGGCCCGCTGGTTGAGAGCCGACCAGGCGTTGCCGTTGACGTTGCTCGACTGCCAGGCGTAGAAGACCGCGTTGGCCGGCGAGAACGAGTCACCCCACAACCAGAACGTGTTGCTGGTGTTCGACTTGACCAGGATCGGCGCCTCGATCGCGTTGCCCTGCCGCAGCCCGCTGGTCAGCGTGGTGAAGCTGTTCGGCGCCCCCGTGGTCGAGCGCGCGACGTAGAGGTTGCCGTCGCTGAGGTTCTTGTAGCTCAGGTAGAAGGTGGAGCCGTCCACGAGCACATCACCGTCGAGCACATTGAAGCCCGGGTCGAAGAACACCTGGGGCGTGCCCATGGTGA from Nonomuraea polychroma encodes the following:
- a CDS encoding acyl-CoA thioesterase, whose amino-acid sequence is MCPDRGLSLADRRSGVNGKAAVEHVARVEWSDTDASGHHHNTAVTRFVEAAEAALMRERGITGYFGNAPRVRYEVDFEQRLFFGQQVTVMLNVEAVGTSSMTFRFEVWGEEFDGRPRRRAAAGRYVVVHAPRGEDRSRPWPASWLASLC
- a CDS encoding cupin domain-containing protein; translation: MEPDLSKYRLDGDNSMYRLPSGLVAPVVTRGGREDVNTADSGGAVRVSGVSIQHTPATRLWFGKVSNEPGYRSVSHHHGEAETGGYVLSGRARIYFGEKFEDYVDMEEGDWVFVPPYMPHVECNLSRTKPLVWMTTRTPENIVVNLPDVADADLRDWLDR
- a CDS encoding AMP-binding protein, producing MHPSASAHLDTFARDHLPPAHLWPTIEFTTPELRYPARLNAAAELIDVPASTYGAERPALRTPDGETWSYGELRTRANQIAHVLAEDLGLVPGQRVMLRSPNTPWTVAAWLGVLKAGGVVVTTMAALRAREIAPIAERTRPSIALVDHRYAEDVHTVRDTVLPSLTVIEYGGTGREDLITRAAAKPGEFTAVDTAADDVALLGPTSGTTGTPKITMHFHRDLLSIDNTFGRHVLKLVPDDVVACSAPLAFTFGLGMLVVFPLRAGACALLTEAATPPQLAEIVQREGVTVLATAPTAYKAILREGRERLLAGLRTAVSAGEHIPRDTWEQLRDRLGLRVVDGIGATEMLHIFISAAGDDVRPGATGKPVPGYRAAVLGPDGSELGPGEPGLLGVIGPVGCRYLDDVRQKNYVLNGWNVTGDIFTKDEAGYFYYQARSDNMIVSSGYNIGGPEVEAAIDTHPDVIESAVVGRPDAERGSVVCAFVVLREGATGDAAKAKEIQDHVKQVLAPFKYPRDVRFCDSLPRNANGKLQHYRLREIVQNEQAAPV
- a CDS encoding RICIN domain-containing protein, giving the protein MTTGLRVKAMSLFRAIAAAVLLAATVAVHAGSPAHAAPVTITNGTQFRDTSGNVLHAHGGGVLKAGDYYYWFGEHRNPDNTFRAVSVYRSTDLLNWEFRNNVLTQSSHAELNVANIERPKVIYNSSTGRFVMWMHKENGSNYSEARAAVASSSTVDGNYTYHGSFRPLGHMSRDITLYNDNGTAYMISAADENYDLHIYRLTPDYLNVSTLVGNFWNDAHREAPAMFKRGNVYFLLTSGATGWNPNQARYATASSISGPWTGWTNVGDGTTFSSQPAYVLPIQGSSTTGYLYMGDRWAGAWGGPVNDSQYVWLPITFPSATSMSLTWYPQITIDTSTGVITGSGSAPNYRITARHSGKVMDVVSASTANNAEVKQYPWNGGANQKWQFQDVGGGYYRLISQNSGKCLDVAGGSTADGANVIQYTCGGGANQQWQWAATGSYFQLRARHSGKCLDVANASTADGADIQQWACGSGTHQQWSRTQS
- a CDS encoding glycoside hydrolase family 43 protein, encoding MSLRRMLVVGVALLMPVLSSIVTIATERSASAATYSAYVMGYFKESPNQSGDSYALHLAVSSDGLNWMPLNQNNPVATPTAGMQGLRDPYILRKQDGTFVVLATDLKGRVFNLNNQYIHVWDSVNLTSFTNYRRVRLHDMNTHSWAPQAFWVPSRNQYAVIYSANNGTRDVFMVNYTTDFITMGTPQVFFDPGFNVLDGDVLVDGSTFYLSYKNLSDGNLYVARSTTGAPNSFTTLTSGLRQGNAIEAPILVKSNTSNTFWLWGDSFSPANAVFYAWQSSNVNGNAWSALNQRAYTPPINAKHATITPITAAEQTALINRWGTPQWNRLKSSNFPGRYVRHADYVARIDPFPMDPTADQQWRLVPGLADPAGVSFESVNFPGRYLRHSSYALRLDPNDNTSTFRADATFYRTAGLADGAWASFRSYNHPDRYIRHSGYLLRIDPLSAGSDLTARQDATFQVTY